A genomic segment from Bradyrhizobium diazoefficiens USDA 110 encodes:
- a CDS encoding nitrogen fixation protein NifZ — translation MNRILRDSDAVELSDPPAFSFGQKLRANRVIRNDGTYPGKEIGDVLVKKGEVGYVVSIGTFLQQFYIYGVEFLESGYRVGMKRKELEPVDAGEEVDDLPLPEES, via the coding sequence ATGAACAGAATTCTCCGGGATAGCGACGCCGTCGAGCTAAGCGACCCACCCGCCTTCAGCTTTGGCCAAAAGCTTCGCGCCAATCGCGTCATCCGGAATGATGGCACCTATCCCGGCAAGGAGATCGGAGACGTCTTGGTCAAGAAGGGGGAGGTGGGCTACGTCGTCTCGATCGGCACGTTCTTGCAGCAATTCTACATCTACGGCGTGGAGTTTTTGGAAAGCGGCTACCGCGTTGGCATGAAACGCAAGGAACTTGAGCCAGTGGATGCAGGCGAGGAGGTCGATGATTTGCCACTACCGGAGGAGTCATGA
- a CDS encoding DUF3024 domain-containing protein, with the protein MNSALMRKVKPGLARHLNELDRKRIERGLSARKRYLYVSPNVTPVWGGYCIESPCCSRNIDKDGALVDVALILYDGVTGIWKLFRKNHAGGVWEFYSLYHRLIPAIDELNADPERLFWQ; encoded by the coding sequence ATGAATTCCGCACTGATGAGGAAAGTAAAACCGGGGTTGGCGCGTCATCTCAACGAGCTTGATCGCAAACGGATCGAACGCGGCTTGAGCGCGCGGAAGCGCTATCTCTACGTCTCGCCAAACGTGACGCCCGTGTGGGGCGGCTACTGCATCGAGAGTCCCTGCTGCTCGCGCAATATCGACAAGGATGGCGCGCTCGTCGATGTCGCGCTGATCCTTTATGATGGCGTGACCGGGATCTGGAAGCTGTTTCGCAAAAATCATGCGGGGGGAGTCTGGGAATTTTACAGCCTCTATCATCGCTTGATCCCTGCAATCGACGAATTGAATGCGGATCCTGAGCGCCTGTTCTGGCAATGA
- a CDS encoding (2Fe-2S) ferredoxin domain-containing protein, translated as MNSEKEFHLPQLYRHHVFACNTQRPPNHPHGSCGASGAQALWDRMGKAIEAQGLDDIGFATAGCLGFCNSGPLLVVYPDGVWYRATTPEDVDEIVISHLKHGQRVDRLVIVLKRS; from the coding sequence GTGAACTCAGAAAAAGAATTTCATCTCCCTCAACTCTATAGGCACCATGTCTTTGCGTGCAACACGCAGCGTCCGCCAAACCATCCCCACGGCAGTTGTGGCGCCTCCGGCGCGCAAGCTCTGTGGGATCGAATGGGCAAGGCGATCGAAGCGCAAGGCCTCGACGATATTGGCTTCGCGACTGCGGGCTGCCTTGGCTTTTGTAACTCTGGTCCTTTGCTGGTTGTCTATCCCGACGGAGTCTGGTATCGCGCGACCACGCCTGAGGATGTCGACGAGATCGTCATATCCCACCTCAAGCACGGCCAACGTGTCGACCGGCTTGTGATAGTGCTCAAGCGAAGCTAG
- a CDS encoding OmpW/AlkL family protein, translated as MENSMRARTVLATVSVFALATSLASNSVHGADLGPAPVYYKAPPIEPRNPWMIRLRVLGVLPDTAGSSVNVPGTPLLSSPNSGLSISDQAIPELDITYFFTANLAAELILGVTSHHVSGNGALTGLDIGKAWLLPPTLTLQYHFTDFGPLKPYVGAGINYTVFFNQSAANTSLAGLSVTDLNIKNQFGAAVQFGFDYMLDRHWGLNFDVKKLWLRPEYSATLNNAIAVTGRAHIDPWLVSGGVAYKF; from the coding sequence ATGGAGAATTCGATGAGAGCAAGAACAGTCCTGGCAACTGTATCGGTCTTCGCGCTAGCGACCTCGTTGGCCAGCAACTCGGTACATGGTGCTGATCTGGGTCCGGCGCCGGTCTACTATAAAGCTCCCCCTATTGAACCCCGCAACCCGTGGATGATCCGCCTGCGCGTGCTTGGCGTTTTGCCGGATACCGCAGGCAGTTCCGTCAACGTTCCAGGGACGCCGTTGCTGTCATCACCCAACTCTGGGCTTTCGATCAGCGATCAAGCTATACCAGAGCTCGACATCACCTATTTCTTCACAGCTAACTTAGCCGCCGAACTCATTCTCGGCGTGACCAGCCATCACGTCAGCGGCAATGGCGCGCTCACAGGGCTCGATATCGGCAAAGCCTGGCTCTTGCCTCCTACACTGACCCTGCAATATCACTTCACCGATTTTGGGCCGCTTAAGCCCTATGTCGGCGCGGGCATCAACTACACTGTATTCTTCAACCAATCGGCAGCCAATACTTCGCTCGCCGGGCTTTCCGTCACGGATCTAAACATCAAAAACCAATTCGGCGCGGCAGTCCAATTCGGTTTCGATTACATGCTCGATCGCCACTGGGGCCTCAACTTTGACGTTAAAAAGCTGTGGCTGCGGCCGGAGTACTCGGCCACCTTAAACAATGCGATTGCCGTTACGGGCCGCGCCCATATTGATCCATGGCTCGTCAGCGGCGGCGTCGCTTACAAGTTCTGA
- a CDS encoding ArsC/Spx/MgsR family protein, with protein sequence MATIIFYQKPGCATNARQIQALKSAGHDVVVQDILKEPWHADELRSFFRNMPVGSWFNRAAPRVKSGEVNLDSIDAASALALMVSDPLLIRRPLIDLDGIRCAGLDREPALSLLGHQTQEHLQGCLHQATRTRCPKMGSSE encoded by the coding sequence GTGGCTACAATCATCTTTTATCAGAAGCCCGGCTGCGCCACGAACGCGCGTCAGATTCAAGCGCTAAAGTCCGCCGGTCATGACGTGGTCGTCCAGGACATCTTGAAGGAGCCATGGCATGCGGACGAATTGCGCAGCTTCTTTCGCAATATGCCCGTCGGCTCCTGGTTCAACCGAGCCGCGCCTCGTGTCAAGTCGGGCGAAGTCAATCTCGATTCTATCGACGCGGCGAGCGCACTCGCATTGATGGTGAGTGATCCACTCCTGATACGACGACCGTTGATCGACTTAGACGGAATACGATGTGCCGGGCTCGATCGCGAGCCCGCGCTGTCGCTGCTTGGCCACCAGACGCAGGAGCATCTCCAGGGATGCCTGCACCAAGCAACTCGCACGCGCTGCCCGAAGATGGGATCAAGCGAATGA
- the nifH gene encoding nitrogenase iron protein — MASLRQIAFYGKGGIGKSTTSQNTLAALAEMGQKILIVGCDPKADSTRLILHAKAQDTILSLAASAGSVEDLELEDVMKVGYQDIRCVESGGPEPGVGCAGRGVITSINFLEENGAYENIDYVSYDVLGDVVCGGFAMPIRENKAQEIYIVMSGEMMAMYAANNISKGILKYANSGGVRLGGLICNERQTDKELELAEALAKKLGTQLIYFVPRDNVVQHAELRRMTVLEYAPDSKQADHYRKLAAKVHNNGGKGIIPTPISMDELEDMLMEHGIIKAVDESIIGKTAAELAAS, encoded by the coding sequence ATGGCTTCACTAAGACAAATCGCCTTCTACGGGAAGGGCGGAATCGGCAAGTCCACCACTTCGCAGAACACGCTAGCGGCGCTGGCAGAGATGGGTCAGAAGATCCTGATTGTAGGGTGCGATCCGAAAGCGGACTCGACTCGCCTTATTCTGCACGCCAAGGCTCAAGACACGATTTTGAGTCTTGCCGCGAGCGCCGGCAGCGTGGAGGATCTAGAGCTCGAGGACGTAATGAAGGTTGGCTACCAGGACATTCGCTGCGTTGAGTCCGGTGGCCCTGAGCCAGGTGTCGGCTGCGCCGGCCGCGGTGTCATCACCTCGATCAATTTTCTTGAAGAGAACGGAGCCTACGAGAACATTGACTATGTTTCTTACGATGTGCTTGGCGACGTTGTTTGCGGTGGCTTTGCGATGCCAATCCGCGAAAACAAGGCGCAGGAGATCTACATCGTGATGTCTGGTGAAATGATGGCAATGTATGCCGCAAACAATATTTCCAAGGGGATCCTGAAATACGCGAACTCAGGTGGGGTGCGGTTGGGCGGCCTGATCTGCAACGAGCGGCAGACCGACAAGGAATTGGAACTGGCGGAAGCGTTGGCCAAGAAGCTTGGCACTCAACTGATCTACTTCGTGCCGCGTGACAATGTGGTGCAGCATGCAGAGCTGCGTCGCATGACGGTGCTTGAATATGCACCCGATTCCAAGCAGGCTGATCACTATCGGAAACTAGCGGCCAAGGTTCACAATAATGGCGGCAAGGGCATCATCCCGACCCCGATCTCAATGGATGAGCTCGAGGACATGCTGATGGAGCATGGCATTATAAAGGCCGTGGATGAATCAATCATCGGCAAAACCGCCGCCGAACTCGCAGCCTCGTAA
- a CDS encoding nitrogen fixation protein NifQ, with translation MRRDEPRIVKNRRVMSEPHVLPFTTACAADANSQLHKGISTYRLLTGEHPANADIAIDSNLDRHALASILAAATMDGGCLSEKVGLSGVELAVLLEQHFLPTGIRAPEQAAPFKREEDEEIAMLRDLLLKHRSTEGDIGRWLAAMIARRAMEPDHLWEALGLRDRGELSLVMSRHFAPLAASNVNNMRWKRFFYRMLCEDEGLAMCTTPVCNQCNEFNICFGEESGESRMAERRRDLLLQAAAWPAVSSGRASETPGETAVASLSEKASPHL, from the coding sequence GTGCGCCGTGACGAACCACGCATTGTGAAAAACCGCAGAGTTATGTCCGAGCCGCACGTCCTTCCGTTCACGACTGCCTGTGCTGCTGACGCCAATAGCCAGTTGCACAAGGGAATTTCAACCTACCGGCTGCTCACCGGTGAACATCCTGCAAATGCCGATATCGCCATCGACAGCAATCTCGATCGCCATGCCCTGGCGTCTATCCTGGCGGCTGCCACGATGGATGGTGGCTGTCTGTCTGAGAAAGTTGGCCTGTCCGGCGTTGAATTGGCGGTCTTACTGGAGCAGCACTTTCTCCCAACCGGGATCAGGGCCCCGGAGCAGGCCGCGCCCTTCAAGCGGGAAGAGGATGAGGAGATCGCAATGCTTCGCGATCTGTTGCTCAAGCATCGCTCGACGGAAGGGGATATCGGCCGGTGGCTGGCTGCGATGATCGCGCGCCGCGCCATGGAGCCGGACCATCTTTGGGAAGCTCTCGGCTTGCGTGATCGTGGCGAACTCTCGCTCGTGATGAGCCGGCATTTCGCGCCGCTCGCCGCGAGCAATGTCAACAATATGCGTTGGAAGCGCTTCTTCTACCGCATGCTTTGCGAGGACGAAGGCCTTGCGATGTGCACGACACCCGTGTGCAATCAATGTAACGAATTCAACATCTGTTTCGGTGAAGAAAGCGGTGAGAGCCGGATGGCCGAGCGTCGGCGCGATTTGCTGTTGCAGGCCGCAGCATGGCCGGCTGTGTCCAGCGGCCGGGCATCTGAAACGCCAGGAGAGACCGCAGTCGCATCGTTATCCGAAAAGGCTTCACCGCATTTGTAG
- the nifW gene encoding nitrogenase stabilizing/protective protein NifW, giving the protein MISSSPATGILDRLGKASSAEEFFSLLGVEYDPKIVNVARLHILKRMGQYLAQEKFAGAAEPEIRTRCKAMLERAYGDFVASSPIDERVFKVLKDAVSDSKKAAAFVPLSELK; this is encoded by the coding sequence ATGATCAGCTCATCCCCAGCAACCGGTATTCTAGATCGACTCGGCAAGGCCTCATCGGCAGAGGAGTTTTTTTCGCTGCTTGGCGTCGAGTACGACCCTAAGATCGTGAATGTCGCGCGCCTTCACATTTTGAAGCGCATGGGACAATACCTCGCACAGGAGAAATTTGCTGGTGCCGCAGAGCCGGAAATCAGAACTCGATGCAAGGCGATGCTGGAACGGGCATATGGAGATTTCGTGGCATCGTCACCGATCGACGAGCGAGTGTTCAAGGTTTTGAAGGATGCCGTCTCAGACTCCAAGAAGGCTGCGGCCTTCGTTCCTTTGAGCGAGTTGAAGTGA
- a CDS encoding electron transfer flavoprotein subunit alpha/FixB family protein, which produces MSKVSKTAMPAGAGRGAAKKELPEHFKSYKHVWVFVELERGQVHPVSWELMGTGRGLADRLKVNLAAVVVGPEGQHTRNAALEAFCYGADLAYLVSDNVLSDYRNESYTKALTELVNTYKPEILLLGATTLGRDLAGSVATNLSTGLTADCTTLDVDADGSLAATRPTFGGSLLCTIYTLNYRPQMATVRPRVMPMPARVMRDAARIVVHPLGLVEDDIVTKVLSFLPDRDAETSTLAYADVVVAGGLGLGSPENFRLVRELAALLGAEYGCSRPLVQKGWVTSDRQIGQTGKTIRPKLYIAAGISGAIQHRVGVEGADLIVAVNTDKNAPIFDFAHLAIVSDAMQLLPALTAAFRARLLPDSRARIAV; this is translated from the coding sequence ATGAGCAAGGTCAGCAAAACGGCGATGCCAGCAGGGGCCGGCCGCGGAGCAGCCAAAAAAGAACTGCCGGAGCACTTCAAGTCGTACAAGCACGTCTGGGTCTTCGTCGAGCTGGAGCGGGGCCAAGTGCATCCCGTTTCCTGGGAGCTCATGGGTACGGGGCGTGGTCTTGCCGACAGGCTAAAGGTGAATCTTGCCGCTGTCGTTGTCGGTCCGGAGGGGCAGCACACACGCAACGCCGCACTTGAAGCCTTTTGCTACGGCGCCGATCTGGCCTATCTCGTGAGCGACAATGTGTTGTCGGATTACCGCAACGAATCTTATACGAAAGCGCTCACCGAACTCGTCAACACCTACAAGCCCGAGATATTACTGTTGGGTGCCACGACGCTTGGTCGCGATCTCGCAGGTTCCGTGGCGACGAATCTATCGACGGGGCTTACTGCCGACTGCACCACGCTGGACGTGGACGCCGACGGTTCACTTGCGGCGACGCGGCCAACTTTTGGCGGCTCGTTGCTCTGCACAATCTATACCTTGAATTACCGCCCGCAGATGGCCACGGTCCGCCCGCGAGTGATGCCGATGCCTGCACGCGTTATGCGCGATGCCGCTCGTATCGTCGTTCATCCGCTCGGCCTTGTAGAAGACGATATAGTCACGAAAGTATTGTCCTTCCTACCCGACCGCGATGCAGAAACTTCCACTCTGGCCTATGCCGATGTTGTGGTTGCGGGCGGCCTTGGACTGGGATCGCCTGAGAACTTCCGGTTGGTACGCGAGCTCGCAGCTCTGCTTGGGGCTGAATATGGCTGCTCGCGTCCTCTCGTGCAAAAGGGCTGGGTTACGTCTGACCGGCAAATCGGTCAGACAGGCAAAACCATCCGGCCGAAGCTCTATATTGCCGCGGGCATTTCCGGTGCGATCCAGCACCGGGTCGGCGTCGAGGGCGCGGATCTGATCGTCGCCGTTAACACGGACAAAAACGCTCCGATCTTCGACTTCGCCCATCTCGCGATCGTCAGTGATGCTATGCAATTGTTGCCAGCCCTGACGGCTGCATTTCGCGCGCGGCTTCTGCCAGATTCGCGCGCCAGGATCGCGGTCTAG